CCTTtgcccgccctgcccttttaccacccaaggcagggctactgtctctccacgtgtttgccgtgcgtggcgtcccgtatactccccgtgccctttcatctgggggttgagtccaccgctgggcagggtgtagttccctcgATGGGCAACACGCCTTTGGtcggagggttggggtaagacgggcggttcaatgtggccccactgaatcaatcggctggtcatgcgatggctagggtcaagtggtcactgccgggtgggcggtcgcaacggtcccgcggccgccgttaaacacttggcagtggatgcgtatacttccccattacccctggggctgttgggtgcggtctggccccaacatctgGCCTACCCTTGTTGGGCTacgtggtggtggggtgtgggggagtgaaacacctcccctgtgtatgggtaagtttcccttgcctcggcctgcctgtcctcgattacccctacacggtcctctctcgtcgccaccttggagcctttcacggctcctggtggtgccgctggaaagtccctacctcctggAGGGGctgaccaagataagtccgtgagacacaaaagtccacgtgtgtctaacaaggctgcctcccattccgggggtaactctggTGTGCGCCCTTcatccaagctggacgcacttcaatGGAGACTTCAattcaaacagatgctatgtgaactttgcctccagcgctgaagcccagtcggcgtgtgatgctgttgcgactctgcctatcgcaggtgctggatttcaagcaaAACTTCttcgctcttccaatatttcggacagggacatggactatgtcccgaatctctttgaagacgctttgttagagccaactcccagggacagccaggtccctctccctcgttggtttgttgcatactataagAATGGGCGTGGCCACTTCATttatgctgctaggtacctcgtcaaagaaattggcacgatccctgaggggaatctgaaaaataTGGGAAGGaggtgttagtcagggctaaagatattattcaagctaaaatgctgcaacatctaccatcccctgctgacaacatgtttgcaatggtcaaagcacatcataccttcaattatagtaaaggcggtatatataaccatgacatctatgagttctctgaggagtAAATATTtaggatgtgccctagttctgttcataaggtgtccaagatgaagggttcagctaacatgatacttctcaccttttttggttctaccttccctgaccgtgtcagtattggccccctcaatcttcgggtaaagccttttgttgaccgctctctacagtgtttttcatgttacgggtatggtcatggtaagaaatactgcactaagccttctcggtgtggtaattgttctgcattagccgcacactccacggcggaatgtgagtcagatgcttattCCTTCTATTGCTAGGATGCTCACcggttgtcttccagacagtggcCACGATGTCGCCTGGAACatgatattttgcaacttgcaaatagtcagtttatcagccttggtagtgcgcgccgtgaactcctctaccgccagaaagccggtactggagcaaagacgtacacctcatcgctaggcactcgctcttctgctcaggtgtcctctacggtttcctcccggccctttgaagctactgttactacgtcccataatagattttcccttttgtcctgtgattctgtcgagtcacctccaggttctgatggggcttctccggcctcgtcccaggtgatgcatgttgatgtacatgcacctcacattgcttcgccgaagtccgccagaggtatgaacaagcgacatcgcggttctacagattcagttgaatctgtgcCGCCAACTAAGAtaactgtaggtatacatgattctggggtctcccatgaaaggcctatggaggaagatgcggaggctcatactgagcctgctgagaccccctctgttccagttcctgttgcgtCTAGTGgctttcctgatcgggatatggaaactgaggaatcccttggagatagtgttggaaaccctccccgcgagcatgtagcttcggggagtggtgtgcggtatggttctagtagtgcggcgtccggagggggcgcaggttcctattttgggagaaagctcgaggccctcgacccggcttctctcgggtccctgtctcctcttctcgtcgtattaccgtaccgaatcaggtgggtaaaaggcagtctctttcaggggctcacctggagcgcactcgaaaatagacatcttcctactcctccagtggaattgtacaggcctacgagcctcgtgggaggaactccgagcattgatatctcggttttctcctgcttgcctttgtttacaggagacaatgctcggagactacactcactctagtcctcctgggtatcgtgccgtttacagtacccccAATCCttgacagggccaccatggtggcaccgccatattcgttcgctgtgatatcccttatgtcccattacagcttcactcaacgttgcagtctgttcctgttaaggtttatttgggcaaattttatacattatgtagcctttatctccctcctggtgttcccgttgacagacacgatcttgacgacctggtgcaagaactttcctcgcctttacttttattaggggattttaacggtcgccatccgttgtgggatgatggtgcaaccaacccacgcggacttttagttgcttttTTTATTGAGGATCATggattataaattttaaactcCGGGGAGgggacacattttcatagccaaactggtacttttacctctatagatctttcactttgcacttctaattctcttcctgattttcgttggcgggtcttaccggacttgtatggcagtgaccacttcccaattttattggaacgcattgattctgtaccacagtcacgcctttctcgctggcgtcttgATAAAGCAGATTGGCAGcgttttacggaacttagctcctctcttcgtcagttggctgactttggaacttctgacgaggctgcatcctatttcactgatgccttacattctgcagcccttcaatccgtccccgggacgtctggccagttccctaaacgtcatgttccctggtggaacgctgcTTGCACTACTGaagtgcaagagaagcgtgctgcattctctcgacttcgtcgtcaccgtggggacccccagtgtttgggtgcttttcggcgagcgcgtgatcgagcacgacgcactttcaaggaggctcaacgaatttcttggaaggcttatgtatcttccatcactaccagaactacactcacagaagtctttaacagagttcgtaagatctctgggaagtttttccccccctccacctccagtgttatcgcatgcaggggaaacggtggtggaccctaagactgttgctgacctattcgccaagcactttgccagtgtctctaggaaagatcctactgcaccaggggctcgtcaccgccgggatttggaatcactcgctgttaacttcgcttccaccggagggaaatcttataatatcccattttctctctccgagttgaagacggctttatcccagtgtcatgattcctcgccaggtccagacgacatcccttatgctttcttacgccacatgtctgactgtggttttacatttttattggatctttacaatttcatttggcgtaccggtgattttccatctctatggagtgtggctgtaattctccccattctgaagcctgggaaagatcatctccaagcaactgactatcgtcctatttctaacatcctgcatttgtaaagtgatggagaagatggtgaatgtcaggcttatatggtacttggagagccggaacttattgaccccggtgcaatatggtttccgaaagatgaGCTCCacctcggatgctcttttatccttggagtcctcagtttgtgaggcgtttgccaataatcaccaccaggtgaccgtgttttttgatctggagaaggcctatgacaccgcttggtgtcatggaattttacttaacctgttctccctatttttattcaggagtttttatctcatcgtcttttccgggttagagtggggagtactctttccgaggtttgtccacttgaggatggtgtaccacagggaagtattctcagtgttacgctatttgctgtggctattaaccctttagcagcgagggccttgattctgaatgctccctctaagcgagttaattttgaaaaatatcactaacgcaaatcattatataacacatatcaacgcactcgtcatcagtttctgcagcctccaaaaatatttacctctactaaagtactttattaatcacttaataatacgtataaattacagcgcgccagtaactctccgtaggcgttcgacaggtggtctaaagaaaacgagcccgttttgagggagacgtaaataaggataaataaatatattcctcatgagaggtcctgacatctggtgacagtcctcggaacctcaaccttctcgccttgctcccaagggtttagctgaacctctctctctctctctctctctctctctctctctctctctctctctctctctctctctctctctctctctctctctctcattattcatacaattctaacgactaataagccatggcaagattcaaaagatatttgtgtgtgtgggggacccattaattattgttttttttgtactgtccgaaaaaattcctgcatttgtatccttgcatttcttttttggagacggcgttgtgaaaggcccctcgcccgtctgattgccctgtgggactaggggaaggtaattaggtctgagtttgaccacgaagggcacccttgggagtactttgtttattccttttctcgtttttatgagtagcttgtgttctttattttagaggaaagaagtgtgtgtgtgtgtgtgtgtgtgtgtgtgtgtgtgtgtgtgtgtgtgtgtgtgtgtgttctttgtccatggtgtaaatcagaatgtaaaaaataaagaaagaaaaaagagagagcaaaaaatagtttaccaccaaatgaacaggcttgagtcgttttttgtggtatgtcatccacaacgaaagaatagaaaggaaaatattactaatgtagcttcatatcttgtgtgatattatgaaaattagccgctgtacatagctcagtgatgtattgtgctctgaaatgactaccagatatccgcctacactgaccaggaaggaatcgaactacgagcttcccaggcgaaagtgagcattataccgactgagctaccgcggctatgttgcaatttcatcaaatcttactttcgtttcaacactctctctctctctctctctctctctctctctctctctctctctctctctctctctctctctctctctctctctctctctctctctccaggagcaggcaccaaaagaagaagtagtgtgtgtgtgtgtttgtgtgtgtgtgtgtgtataggcctatgctccctcgcgttatctacatgggaggggagggtggaagcgaggtaccctcgtatggcagagagagagagaaggcagtacTGGCAACATTAGAACACTGCGCCAGCACAGATAACAATCCTGCTCATCACATGTGCCCTGAAGGCGAGGATACTTGGTGCTTTTATAACAGACTTATTCATGAGAATAAAGATATACCTGCTGGTATTCATCAGCAGAAAGTTGGCCACCCCATAAGAGAAGACATAAAGGAGGAGCTGTTGCAGGTGTACAAAAGATTTATCACAGACGAACTCCTGTCAAGGTGCAGTGGCTTCACGCAAAATGCTAATGAAAGCCTAAATGCACTCATATGGACAATGGCACCGAAGACCAGATTCTTCCACAGTGTAAGAATGAACTATCTTGTTGGAAAGGCAATTACAAAATTCAACTTTGGATATACAAGGACCCTCCATGAACACCTTGGAGCAGTCGGCATGGAAATGGcagaaaaacatgatagaagaagtacttctcagtacctaaaaagacaaaaacaaaaagaagaaagaagaggaaagaaatcaaaagacgcaaggaaagaagaaaattgagggagaaggaaggtacAAGTTATGAAGCTGGAGGATTCTAACTTGTACATTTCTGGGTAGAAGTAtagctgaggaagagaggaagcggcCCACCCTGGTAAAACTAAACCCTCTCCATTGAAACAGCTACTTGAAGATCCCCAGGGTGAGACGAGTAAAACTTGTCGGTAAAGgccaaaataaaattaaatatataataaactctctctctctctgcgcatgtgtgtgtgtgtgtgtgtgtgtgtgtgtgtgtgtgtgtgtgtgtgtgttgggggggaagggaaatttgAAACAAGCGCTTATCATCCGTATGATAGCCTAAACCTCCGCAGACACCtagcaagttctctctctctctctctctctctctctctctctctctctctctctctctctctctctctctctctctctctctcgttttttgttgCCAGTTGTCGCCTGTTGCGAGATGACGCATTACCATTTACCAGCAATTAGTCGCTCACAACCACTGACCCCGGAAGGAAGTTCAAGGAACCATGGAGGGAAACAgataagtaagtgtgtgtgtgcgcgcgacaacactatgtatatactctcaaacattcatccatgtcatccacgaaatattgtaggaaagattacaaattcatttttacatctttatgctaaattcatttcatttcatcagtcTGACGGAGAGCTCATGCCTCCTCCACGAGCCCCACCGAGGAGAGCTGCCGCCCGACCAAGGAGGGCTGccactccaccccttccacctcagCCACCAGCACCGGAGGATGTCCCACGCCTTCGAAGATCATTTGCTTTTATGGTAAGATTGTTTTGTGGTCTTAGTAAGTatcattcaaaacacacacacacacacacacacacacagaagacatcATTCTAACGTCTGGCTGATAACTGGGTAAAACCAGCAGCAGCGGACCGTGAGTGAATTCATGTCACAATACACGTACattcatgtctgtctctctctctctctctctctctctctctctctctcgagatctctctctctctctctctctctctctctctctctctctctctcctctctctcctcctaccctccctccttcctctcttcctccctccctcttccatgcctcccatcccttcctccctccttccctgattttctctctctctctctctctctctctctctctctctctctctctctctctctctctctctctccttctcttcctcctcctctcctccctccctcctcctcctccctcctcctcccctccctctctctctctctctctctctctctctctctctctctctctctctctctctctctctctctctctctctctctatctcccataTCAGTGTATGTGATTTATCAACCCCTTTTTCCTATCTGTATGTTTCCCCTcatattttgtaaattcatttgtttctttcctgttttcccagGAATCCAAGACAAGAGACGTGGGGACCCTGACTCCTTTCTCCCAGGACTCGAAGAAAAGAGACGTGGGGACCCAGACTCCACACTGGTACCCTAGGAATAGGGCAAACTCTCCGgagttgtaaataaaataaagtatatagtaaatttgtattttacttattattaccttTTCCATTGTTTGGTACACCATTTCGGACCTGTCCAGCAACTCCACTTCAACCCCGAAAGCCAAGGAAGGCCCAGCCCAGGATGTGAGGATGTGAGgcgtatctaaataaaatgacaacatttgatactgacttttatttatcttttgtcacgtttgatcagcgtggtttatatatatatatatatatatatatatatatatatatatatatatatatatatatatatatatatatatatatatatatatatatatatatatatatatatatatatatatatatatatatatatatatatatatatatatatatatatataaatatatatatatatatatatatatatatatatatatatatatatatatatttatacacacactcatacatatacACGtgtgtagcaacaacaacaataataataataataataataataataataataataataataataataataataataataataataataataataataataataataatgataataatgataataataatattattaataataatgataataataatattaataataataattatgataataataataataataataatattaataataataataataataataataataataataataataataataatgataataataataataataataataataataataataataataataataataataataataataataataataataataataataataataatcagaatcataataataataataataataataataatcataatcataataataattataataattataataataatgataatagtaataataataataataataataataataataataataataataataataataataataataaataataataataataatgataataataataacgataataataataataataataataataataataataataataataataataataataataataataataataataataataataataataataataataataataataataataataataataataataataataataataataataatgacaataataataataataataataataataataatgataataatgatgataataataatgataataatggtaataataataataaaaacaacaacaacaacaacaacaacaacaacaataataataataataataataataataataataaacaggttattagggggatggattggatggatggattgagagagagagagagagagagagagagagagagagagagagagagagagagagagagagagagagagagagagagcacacacacacacacacacacacacacacacacacacacacacacacacacacacacacattgtaggataaatcctaAAAGTTTACAAGGTTGTGGAAGGCCTCATAGCAATCTCCCACGCACAAGGGAACGTTGCATTCCTTGCACATGATGGTGATCCTTGTGCGTTTTTGTGGGCGCCTGGTCGTGTGCTTACATACATAGCACTGTTTGCTGACCCTCAAACCGTTAACTATctcggtgtatacaggtgtgtggcggtttgagggttgcagtcggtagagtagctgagctggacggcgacccatagtggccgaggttagctcgccgtacttctcgaggagctgcatggctgtgttatagacaaactgacgcaacatgatcttcttggtgggtgttggctcatgtgtggcaagccacatgttgtaggcattgagcatagtcatgtctatcagatggaagaacaacttgacttgccatctggtagaccttctcatacactcaatgcctgtgatctggccgtcacacttgtccaccatcctcatattcatagtgtagtcgtgaactacatctggcttccaaatctccttcctcgtcccccagtggcgtttgccagtgtatgccatagctcctgtgtggacggtagagagaaggtggacgtcacgcttgtcgctccatctcaaggccagtaacttgccagccttttctttgtgagtgtacatgtccttcttcctgcctcgggTGCGAGTCGTGTCATCATTGGCTGGTTTGCTGGGGTCGTCAACTATGGTCTTCTGTACGTCGAGctttggcataaactttctgttccgccgtacggttccacaagatcccgtgttgttgtcgtgcaggaactgacacaaagcagggctggtataccaattgtctgtgtaaagaatatgacccttaccgaagtatggtgccatcatcttacagacgacggcaccagactttcccctaggatctttcttactgacagttggtatatcagtctgtgcgcctgcatacacaagcacgtcaagcacgattcctgtatcacagtcgcaaagaacaaaaagtttaatgccaaagcgatgtctttttgtcggaatgtactgcttgaaggagaggcgaccttgtgcaggacaagtgactcgtcaataaccagcttttgaaagggatggaaatatttctgataccgtgcaacgatcattgaaattatttcattcactttcctaagcgggccattgtcgttagaattttccctgttactaaagttcagaaaaccgagcaacaacaaaaatctgtcacgagtcatatacttcccgtacagagggtggcaaagagtgtcattacgccagtaatcctgcacataatgcttcttgcacagaggcatcagcaggatcagggagataaagacaatcaactcccttgccgttgtatcctcccatttccgtgccctggaagtgggtggaagaccattcattcctcacacaccaaacgaaaatggtcgttggtatgatgggcaacaaatgacatcaactcatcatccaagtaggcacggaaaaagtcactcatttgactggtcgttgcaaggccagtctctcgtcacgccactcctgtcagagcaaaactcgtgcaggtcaggtacgaagtctgacccttctgaccaagcaaatgagaagtctggggtctcaggcaacggcacttctctgttccggtggtcatcctcaccttcacgcagttcattgtccctgtcactttcactgtcactgtcaaagtcactgtcactgtcactgtcactgtcactgtcactgtccagaacaaattcagagtcagagatgtcgttgtcgttaccgtccgtagaaaacagcagtctcatgtacttgtcgggttgcacaggacgtcggcgaggtgcgggcctgtaccccgaaggacctggggcatgactgcttgcagcggcagtacctgagaaaggaggaattggtgtcatagagattcatgaagtagataaaccaaatatcgatcaatacatctatagtttacatcagtaacaattcacacacaaaaaaataccatacctttgggaccttgggttgcagctttaggcatatttccagagggagatccattggcgacattacctggaagaggatgagcataatgttacgacgcttcatgatatacgtaaaataaatcacttataattttataaacttgtttaccccatgcatttcacctacgggaagaaatgcctcaatatgaatgtaaagtgaagacaagagagaaaataataggcggaCAAAAAATAGTATTATGTGTTGTATgacaactacacataaaataatatgatatatttatttacactatctctctctctctctctctctctctctctctctctctctctctctctctctctctctctctctctctctctctctctctctctctctccgtatgatacgtggcctacgacactaataaaacattgacttcgttcatcaattacatatactttacatcagtagcaattcacaaaaaaaacacataccactggggccttgggctgcagctctaggcacagttccagaggaagatccattgaccacattacctaagagaggaagaacatttgttacgacgcttcatgacagacgtacaaaaaattatttataattttataaatatgtttaccccatgtattccatctaaaagaagaaatgccactatataaatgcaatatctatctatctatctatctatctatctatctatctatctatctagagagagagaaaactaatgaaatcagcgtggtgctctggtggagggccggcgagggtggcagtgacgaggagaggagggaggaagaaactggaagatgtccattactgaacacacacacacacacacacacacactccctccctcccttggctcctcccactcggcttttatacgtattatacgcgtgacgttcacagcttcacacgcgcGCATCAGTTTCCGACTGATTGCCTTGCTGGTAAGGTTGGACCATTGGAGTCTCTCTGCAagcaattctcatggaatatcatttcgctatttttgcatagaaattgtaacgtagatctcctcaatttacagatatggaccggtggtttaggc
This genomic window from Eriocheir sinensis breed Jianghai 21 chromosome 6, ASM2467909v1, whole genome shotgun sequence contains:
- the LOC126986963 gene encoding clumping factor B-like — its product is MKRDCYGNVVNGSSSGTVPRAAAQGPSGNVANGSPSGNMPKAATQGPKGTAAASSHAPGPSGYRPAPRRRPVQPDKYMRLLFSTDGNDNDISDSEFVLDSDSDSDSDSDSDFDSDSESDRDNELREGEDDHRNREVPLPETPDFSFAWSEGSDFVPDLHEFCSDRSGVTRDWPCNDQR